Part of the Chloroflexota bacterium genome, AAAGCGAGGCGGCACACAGCCGCCCCGCCAAAGCGCATGGGGGAGAAGGTTGCTATTTCTCCACTTCGATGACTTCCCTGCCGTTGTAGTAGCCGCAGTGGGGGCAAACGGTGTGCGGCAGGTGCTTTTCGCCGCAGTTGGGGCAGGCTACCAGGTGCAGGGCTTTCAAAGCATGGTGCGAGCGCCGCTTGTCGCGGCGGGCGCTGGAAACACGGCGTTTAGGAAGGGGAGGCATGGTTGAACTCCTTGTTTCGTTGAGGTTGCTCAACGGGAATGGGCGCAAGACGCTAAAAAGCCCGCCGCTGGCGGGTGCGGCAGATTATACTCGATGGTGGGCAGGGGTGTCAAGCAAAAATTGACGTTGCGTTTACGTTGCCGGCGCGCTGCGCGGCCGAGGTGGGGGTATAATGTGCCCGTTTGAAAACTGGAGGTGCGTATGGCTGTTGCTCGGCGGGTGCTGAATGCGGTTTTTCGCCGCTTTTGGCCGTATGAGGTTCACGGGAAGGAGAATTTCCCTTCGCATGGCCCGGCGGTGATTGTCGCTAATCATGCTTCGCTGTTGGATGGCGTGTTGCTGTATGTTGCTTTGCCCGAGGTGCCGCGGTTTATCGTGTGGACACAGCACTACGAACAGGCGCTTTTGGGCTGGCTTTACCGCCGGCTGGATGCCATTCCGGTGGATGGCTGGCGGAAGGACGTGCCCCCCATTGGGCAGGAAGCCTATCGGACAGCGCGGGAGCACCTGGAAAGCGGTGGGTTGCTGGCGGTGTTCCCCGAAGGCGGGCGTACCCCCGATGGCCGTTTTATGTGCTGGCGCACGGGGGCGGCCCGCCTGGCGTTGGCGGCTACCGCGCCGATTGTGCCGATTACCATCAACGGCATGTACGAAGCCTGGCCCATTCATCGGGAACGCCCGCGACGCTGGCATCTTGAAATCATTGTGCATCCGCCCGTTGCGCCAGAGCCGTGGCTGGCGATCCGGCGCCGACGGGAAGCGGCTTTGGCGCTGACCCGCCACGTGCGTAACATTGTGGCGAGTGCCT contains:
- the rpmF gene encoding 50S ribosomal protein L32 → MPPLPKRRVSSARRDKRRSHHALKALHLVACPNCGEKHLPHTVCPHCGYYNGREVIEVEK
- a CDS encoding 1-acyl-sn-glycerol-3-phosphate acyltransferase produces the protein MAVARRVLNAVFRRFWPYEVHGKENFPSHGPAVIVANHASLLDGVLLYVALPEVPRFIVWTQHYEQALLGWLYRRLDAIPVDGWRKDVPPIGQEAYRTAREHLESGGLLAVFPEGGRTPDGRFMCWRTGAARLALAATAPIVPITINGMYEAWPIHRERPRRWHLEIIVHPPVAPEPWLAIRRRREAALALTRHVRNIVASAYRLPGVEYAPPPGWRSPHPDLPCPLAELDNTPPPYGVGRGG